One genomic region from Hoeflea algicola encodes:
- a CDS encoding N-acetylmuramoyl-L-alanine amidase encodes MTGADVQGWRRCLWTCCLLVTVACVPALARDDPQSADRQPLVAIDARIAGDENRVRLVMDFEGESDFKLRYLAEPNRVVIDLPETVFAFENKSLVARGLISAVRYGKSGEGRARMVFGLAAPARFELADTSEEAGGSIHRLVFDAVTVDAQTFAAQVDDSDWLEPDLKGPADRNASAASDTLTIVIDPGHGGIDGGAEGADGSMEKNISLAFAEALKRALEQEDGIRVAMTRTDDTFLSLSARVRKAREEKADLLISLHADSIRVRSLRGATVYTLSDKASDVLAQSLADQENRDDVLAGGASLDEAPEAVAAILVDLARTETRVFSSDLAQEVIHSFEGQVKLINNPHRQAGFKVLQAPDVPSVLVELGYLSNSEDEKLLTDETWRKNTARLLAQSVHKYRQTILAGRH; translated from the coding sequence ATGACGGGTGCAGATGTTCAGGGATGGCGGCGTTGTCTGTGGACTTGCTGTCTGCTGGTTACCGTTGCATGTGTCCCGGCCCTTGCCCGAGACGACCCTCAATCCGCCGACAGGCAGCCGCTGGTTGCGATCGACGCGCGCATTGCTGGCGATGAGAACCGTGTCCGTCTGGTGATGGATTTTGAAGGCGAGTCAGACTTCAAGTTGCGCTATCTCGCTGAACCAAATCGGGTTGTGATCGATCTTCCCGAGACGGTTTTTGCTTTTGAAAACAAATCTCTGGTCGCGCGTGGGTTGATCTCGGCAGTTCGCTACGGCAAATCCGGCGAGGGCAGGGCGCGAATGGTGTTCGGTCTCGCCGCGCCAGCCAGGTTTGAACTCGCCGATACCAGCGAGGAGGCCGGTGGCAGCATTCATCGGCTGGTGTTCGACGCCGTTACTGTGGACGCGCAAACCTTCGCTGCACAGGTTGACGATTCTGATTGGCTGGAGCCGGATCTCAAGGGGCCCGCAGACCGCAATGCGAGCGCTGCCAGCGACACGCTGACTATCGTCATCGATCCTGGTCACGGTGGTATCGATGGCGGCGCCGAAGGCGCGGACGGTTCGATGGAAAAAAACATCAGCCTGGCATTTGCCGAGGCGCTCAAGCGGGCGCTCGAGCAGGAAGACGGCATCCGCGTCGCCATGACCCGCACCGATGATACGTTCCTGTCGCTTTCGGCGCGTGTGCGCAAGGCGCGTGAGGAAAAGGCCGATCTGCTGATTTCACTGCACGCTGATTCGATCCGGGTCCGGTCCTTGCGCGGGGCAACCGTCTACACCCTGTCCGACAAGGCCTCCGACGTGCTGGCCCAGTCGCTCGCCGACCAGGAGAACCGGGATGACGTCCTTGCTGGTGGTGCAAGTCTTGATGAAGCGCCCGAGGCGGTGGCAGCCATTCTGGTGGATCTGGCGCGAACCGAGACGCGGGTGTTCTCCTCGGATCTTGCGCAGGAGGTGATCCATTCCTTCGAAGGTCAGGTCAAGCTGATCAATAATCCGCACCGCCAGGCCGGTTTCAAGGTGTTGCAGGCCCCCGATGTCCCCTCGGTGCTGGTTGAATTGGGCTATCTCTCAAACTCGGAAGACGAGAAGCTTCTCACCGACGAAACCTGGCGGAAAAACACCGCGCGGCTGCTGGCTCAATCGGTCCACAAGTACCGGCAAACCATCTTGGCGGGACGACATTGA
- a CDS encoding penicillin-binding protein 1A codes for MIRLIGYFFGIGAVMFLIVAAGVAWYIGDVSKDLPDYEVLNSYEPPVTTRVHAASGELMAEYARERRLFLPIQAIPDRVKAAFLSAEDKNFYSHPGVDPIGLARAIVVNIQNLGSGRRPVGASTITQQVAKNFLLSADQTIDRKVKEAILSFRIEQAYSKDRILELYLNEIFFGQNAYGIAGAALTYFNKSVNELTIAETAYLAALPKAPSNYHPFRHPDRAIERRNWVIDRMVENGYVTAADGSSAKNQPLGVSVRKTGSYLFASEFFAEEVRREMIDRYGKDALYEGGLSVRTTLDPKLQALARKALQHGLVTYDERRGFRGPVERVDVSGDWGALLADIDPLRDVPEWTLAVVLSAADKTVDVGLRPGRDESGAVETDRHTGTILAEDMKWAYRLNITGDKRRNVKSAAEVLNPGDVVYVEAYDKEGESRLRLRQPPKIQGALVAMDPHTGRVLAMVGGFSYAQSEFNRATQAERQPGSAFKPFIYAAALDNGYTPASVVLDAPIEIVSGGEIWKPKNYGGGSAGPSTLRLGIEKSRNLMTVRLAKDMGMSLVAEYAERFGLYDKMLPVLAMSLGSGETTVMRMVSAYSVLANGGKQIKPSLIDRIQDRYGKTIFKHEERSCDACVATAWLSQDEPEVVDTREQVLDPMTSYQITSMMEGVVTRGTAASKVNLGRPTAGKTGTTNDEKDAWFVGYTPDLVTGVFIGFDNPTPMGRGSTGGALAAPVFNEFMLAALEGTRPVDFRIPDGMKLIAINRKTGMQANPGEPGVIMEAFKPGTGPSDVYSVIGLEDYATGEAITNISPQANQAVVTGSGGLY; via the coding sequence ATGATACGACTGATTGGATATTTCTTTGGGATCGGGGCAGTGATGTTCCTGATCGTGGCTGCCGGCGTGGCTTGGTACATCGGTGATGTCTCCAAGGATTTGCCAGACTACGAAGTGCTCAACAGCTACGAACCGCCGGTGACCACCCGGGTTCATGCCGCTTCCGGTGAGTTGATGGCCGAATATGCCCGTGAGCGGCGGCTGTTCCTGCCGATCCAGGCCATTCCCGACCGCGTCAAGGCTGCCTTCCTGTCTGCCGAAGACAAGAATTTCTATTCTCATCCCGGCGTAGACCCGATTGGTCTTGCGCGTGCAATCGTCGTCAACATCCAGAACCTCGGCTCAGGCCGCAGGCCGGTCGGCGCCTCGACCATCACCCAGCAGGTTGCCAAGAACTTCCTGCTGTCGGCCGACCAGACCATCGACCGCAAGGTCAAGGAAGCGATTCTATCGTTCCGTATCGAGCAGGCCTATTCCAAGGACCGGATTCTCGAACTCTATCTCAACGAAATTTTCTTTGGCCAGAACGCCTACGGGATCGCCGGCGCGGCGCTGACCTATTTCAACAAGTCGGTCAACGAACTGACCATTGCCGAGACCGCTTACCTCGCCGCCTTGCCCAAGGCGCCGTCCAACTATCATCCATTCCGCCATCCCGACCGCGCGATCGAGCGCCGCAATTGGGTAATCGACCGGATGGTCGAAAATGGCTATGTCACCGCCGCCGACGGAAGCTCTGCCAAGAACCAGCCGCTCGGGGTCTCGGTGCGTAAAACCGGTTCATATTTGTTCGCCTCGGAATTCTTCGCCGAGGAAGTGCGCCGCGAGATGATTGACCGTTACGGCAAGGATGCGCTTTACGAAGGCGGGTTGTCGGTCCGTACCACACTCGATCCGAAGCTTCAGGCGCTGGCACGCAAGGCGCTTCAGCATGGCCTTGTCACCTATGACGAGCGCCGTGGTTTTCGCGGACCGGTCGAGCGCGTTGATGTGTCGGGCGATTGGGGCGCGCTTCTCGCTGACATTGATCCGCTGCGCGATGTGCCCGAATGGACGCTGGCAGTGGTTTTGTCGGCAGCCGACAAAACGGTCGATGTCGGGCTGCGTCCGGGCCGCGATGAATCCGGCGCAGTCGAGACCGACCGGCACACCGGTACGATCCTCGCCGAAGACATGAAATGGGCCTATCGGCTCAACATCACCGGCGACAAGCGCCGCAACGTCAAGTCCGCTGCCGAGGTGCTCAACCCCGGCGACGTGGTCTATGTCGAGGCCTATGACAAGGAAGGCGAGAGCCGGCTGCGGTTGCGCCAGCCGCCGAAGATCCAGGGTGCGCTTGTCGCCATGGACCCCCATACCGGCCGCGTGCTGGCGATGGTCGGTGGCTTTTCCTATGCCCAGTCCGAGTTCAACCGCGCCACTCAGGCTGAACGCCAGCCCGGCTCCGCTTTCAAGCCATTCATCTATGCGGCAGCGCTCGACAATGGTTATACGCCGGCATCCGTGGTGCTCGACGCGCCGATCGAAATCGTCTCCGGCGGCGAAATCTGGAAGCCTAAAAACTATGGCGGCGGTTCCGCCGGTCCGTCGACGTTGCGTCTGGGTATCGAGAAGTCGCGCAACCTGATGACGGTGCGGCTTGCCAAGGACATGGGCATGAGCCTGGTCGCCGAATATGCAGAGCGTTTTGGCCTCTATGACAAGATGCTTCCGGTGCTGGCGATGTCGCTGGGCTCGGGCGAAACCACGGTGATGCGCATGGTGTCGGCCTATTCGGTACTGGCCAATGGCGGCAAGCAGATAAAACCCTCGCTGATCGACCGTATCCAGGACCGCTACGGCAAGACTATCTTCAAGCACGAAGAGCGCAGCTGCGATGCCTGTGTCGCCACCGCCTGGCTGTCGCAGGACGAGCCCGAGGTGGTTGATACCCGCGAGCAGGTGCTCGATCCGATGACATCCTATCAGATCACCTCGATGATGGAGGGTGTGGTTACCCGCGGGACTGCCGCCAGCAAGGTCAATCTCGGCCGTCCGACGGCCGGCAAGACCGGCACCACCAATGACGAAAAGGACGCCTGGTTTGTTGGCTACACACCAGACCTGGTCACCGGCGTGTTTATCGGTTTCGACAACCCGACGCCGATGGGCCGCGGTTCAACTGGCGGCGCCCTTGCGGCACCCGTGTTCAATGAATTCATGCTCGCGGCGCTGGAAGGCACACGGCCGGTCGATTTCCGCATTCCCGATGGCATGAAGCTGATTGCCATTAACCGCAAGACCGGCATGCAGGCCAATCCGGGAGAGCCCGGCGTGATCATGGAAGCATTCAAGCCCGGCACAGGCCCGTCTGATGTCTATTCGGTGATCGGGCTTGAGGATTACGCCACCGGGGAAGCCATAACCAACATCTCACCGCAGGCCAACCAGGCTGTTGTTACCGGTTCCGGCGGGCTCTACTGA
- the prfB gene encoding peptide chain release factor 2 (programmed frameshift), translating to MRSETQTVVDEIKQAVSLLRRHLDWDPAQKRLEWLNAKAEDPTIWDDPQEAQNLMRERQQLDDSINGLKRLETQLADNLELIEMGEEEGDSDIVTEAESALKELRTEVTKQQIESLLSGEADGNDTYLEVHSGAGGTESQDWANMLLRMYTRWAERRGMKVELMEIHDGEEAGIKSATLLVKGHNAYGWLKTESGVHRLVRISPYDSQARRHTSFSSIWTYPVIDDSIDVDINESDCRIDTYRASGAGGQHVNTTDSAVRITHIPTGIVVQCQQERSQHKNRAKAWDMLRARIYEAELKKREEAASEEAASKTEIGWGHQIRSYVLQPYQLVKDLRTGTESTNPQGVLDGDLDQFMEAALAQRVYGGAADVDDID from the exons ATGCGCTCAGAAACCCAGACTGTTGTCGATGAAATCAAGCAGGCCGTAAGCCTGCTGAGGAGGCATCTT GACTGGGATCCTGCTCAAAAACGTCTGGAATGGCTGAACGCCAAGGCTGAAGACCCGACGATCTGGGATGATCCCCAGGAGGCGCAAAATCTGATGCGCGAGCGTCAGCAGCTTGATGATTCCATCAACGGCCTGAAGCGGCTTGAAACCCAGCTTGCCGATAATCTCGAATTGATCGAGATGGGCGAGGAGGAGGGCGACAGCGACATCGTCACCGAGGCCGAATCAGCGCTCAAGGAACTGCGCACCGAAGTCACCAAGCAGCAGATCGAGTCGCTGCTGTCGGGTGAGGCGGACGGCAACGACACCTACCTGGAAGTCCACTCGGGCGCCGGCGGCACCGAAAGCCAGGATTGGGCCAACATGCTTTTGCGCATGTACACCCGATGGGCCGAGCGCCGTGGCATGAAGGTGGAACTGATGGAAATCCACGATGGCGAAGAAGCCGGCATCAAATCGGCGACGCTGCTGGTCAAGGGCCACAATGCCTATGGCTGGCTCAAGACCGAATCCGGCGTTCACCGTCTGGTGCGGATCTCGCCCTATGACAGCCAGGCGCGCCGCCATACCTCGTTCTCGAGCATCTGGACCTATCCGGTGATCGACGATTCGATCGATGTCGACATCAACGAAAGCGATTGCCGCATCGACACCTACCGCGCGTCTGGCGCTGGCGGTCAGCACGTCAACACCACCGATTCCGCGGTCCGTATCACGCATATTCCGACCGGCATCGTCGTGCAGTGCCAGCAGGAACGCTCGCAGCACAAGAACCGTGCCAAGGCCTGGGATATGCTCAGGGCGCGGATCTACGAGGCCGAGCTGAAGAAACGCGAAGAGGCGGCCAGCGAAGAAGCGGCGTCAAAGACCGAAATCGGCTGGGGCCACCAGATCCGCTCCTACGTGCTGCAGCCCTACCAGCTGGTCAAGGATCTGCGCACCGGCACCGAAAGCACCAATCCGCAGGGCGTGCTTGACGGCGATCTTGACCAGTTCATGGAAGCGGCACTGGCGCAGCGGGTTTACGGTGGAGCTGCCGACGTCGACGACATCGACTGA
- a CDS encoding dihydroneopterin aldolase, whose amino-acid sequence MSDYKILIEDIEIEMYLGIHDFEKKQQQRVLLNIDIDISSPSPMKEHLFDYDKVVHFIRKFNGRSIETQEELIETVYNYIIDLGAKSAKVYSRKPDVYKDCKSVGVVYQG is encoded by the coding sequence ATGAGTGACTACAAGATCCTGATTGAAGACATTGAAATAGAAATGTACTTGGGCATTCACGATTTTGAAAAAAAACAACAGCAAAGAGTTTTACTCAATATCGACATAGATATATCCTCCCCCAGCCCGATGAAGGAGCATCTATTTGACTACGACAAAGTCGTTCACTTCATTCGCAAATTTAACGGCAGATCCATAGAAACACAGGAAGAATTAATTGAGACAGTATATAACTACATTATCGATTTGGGCGCAAAATCGGCAAAAGTATACTCTCGAAAGCCTGATGTATACAAGGATTGCAAGTCCGTAGGCGTCGTATACCAGGGTTGA
- a CDS encoding SDR family oxidoreductase, with translation MKQGSTRIPSVLITGGAKRIGAELARRFAKEGFKVAIHYNSSCEEAAALGAKLNATAKICTILKADLRSRDGIGDLFNKARDAVGEIDVCINNAAMFVNDDVFDIDDKQFDDHLSVNVKAPVYLSALVAAQPEKADDRLVINLLDNKVFAINPDFFTYTLSKSALLTATHMMAMRFDGFPRVCGIAPSITLISGKQSEENFDKSSRLNPLHRRILPSDIADAAIFIWKTKTYNNQIITIDGGQTMWKLPRDVAFLTEKA, from the coding sequence TTGAAACAAGGGAGCACCAGAATTCCTAGCGTACTTATAACGGGTGGAGCCAAGCGAATAGGTGCGGAACTTGCGCGCCGATTTGCGAAAGAAGGTTTCAAGGTCGCGATCCACTATAACTCTTCTTGCGAAGAGGCTGCTGCATTGGGCGCCAAATTGAATGCCACCGCAAAAATCTGCACGATACTCAAGGCCGATCTACGCAGCAGGGATGGAATTGGGGACCTTTTCAACAAAGCGAGAGATGCTGTTGGTGAAATTGACGTGTGCATCAACAATGCCGCAATGTTTGTAAATGACGATGTTTTTGACATCGACGACAAGCAATTTGACGACCATCTAAGTGTCAACGTCAAAGCTCCGGTCTATTTGAGCGCCCTCGTCGCTGCTCAGCCGGAAAAAGCGGATGACCGCCTTGTGATCAATCTACTTGATAACAAGGTGTTCGCGATCAACCCGGATTTTTTCACCTACACATTGAGTAAGTCCGCTTTGCTTACCGCTACCCATATGATGGCGATGCGGTTTGACGGATTCCCTCGAGTCTGCGGCATCGCTCCGAGCATAACTCTTATCAGCGGCAAACAAAGCGAAGAAAACTTTGACAAAAGCAGTCGACTAAATCCTCTGCACCGGAGGATCCTCCCCTCGGACATCGCGGACGCAGCCATTTTCATATGGAAAACCAAAACCTACAACAATCAAATAATAACAATAGATGGGGGACAGACAATGTGGAAACTACCCAGAGACGTCGCATTTTTGACAGAGAAAGCATAA
- a CDS encoding NAD(P)/FAD-dependent oxidoreductase, translating to MAVSIFVLQQPARYVNTHDTGNHGTLGAAFNMKTNYDTVVIGGGPAGSQCVLWLTKLGLDACMVEPSEIGGLQARSPYTNSWLSVVQATTSAKQVAQNIAANVSSQGCIVHRINCDKINYSDQFGVFTVHSGDQRIEAKNVVIATGTKERTGGLKLTNQVLGLVGAFSMECLGLRVAIIGGGDASCEAYQLAKEKAAKDVKIFARNVRARSSLWDAIPVADKYVGVYAASDSKIDHRGGSYDFDIICICYGWEAVVPELGFNIDTNDIGRIVVDKSMQTSLPGLYAIGDNNDASYPCVATAISDGVCAAKSIERFMNEYF from the coding sequence ATGGCCGTCTCGATCTTTGTTTTGCAACAACCTGCCAGATACGTTAACACGCACGACACAGGAAACCATGGAACGCTTGGCGCCGCTTTCAACATGAAAACGAACTACGATACAGTCGTGATTGGTGGAGGCCCTGCCGGTTCGCAGTGCGTTTTGTGGCTAACGAAGCTCGGCCTGGATGCGTGCATGGTGGAGCCATCCGAAATTGGAGGCCTTCAAGCGCGTTCGCCCTACACGAATTCATGGCTGTCGGTGGTTCAGGCAACCACTTCCGCCAAACAGGTAGCACAAAACATTGCGGCGAACGTTTCGTCCCAAGGGTGCATTGTCCACCGGATTAACTGCGACAAAATCAATTATTCGGATCAATTCGGAGTTTTCACAGTTCACTCTGGGGATCAACGAATTGAAGCGAAGAATGTGGTTATCGCCACCGGTACAAAGGAACGTACCGGCGGACTCAAGCTGACAAACCAGGTATTGGGATTGGTCGGCGCATTTTCAATGGAATGCCTGGGTTTAAGAGTGGCGATAATTGGCGGAGGGGATGCATCCTGCGAAGCCTATCAATTGGCCAAGGAAAAGGCGGCCAAGGACGTCAAAATTTTCGCACGAAATGTGCGTGCGCGGAGTTCACTATGGGATGCGATACCGGTTGCAGACAAATACGTCGGGGTATACGCGGCCAGCGACAGCAAAATCGATCATCGAGGCGGCAGCTACGATTTTGACATCATATGCATTTGCTATGGGTGGGAGGCAGTGGTGCCAGAACTCGGCTTCAATATCGATACCAACGACATTGGTAGAATCGTCGTTGACAAATCCATGCAAACATCGCTCCCAGGACTTTATGCCATTGGCGACAACAACGACGCCTCATACCCTTGCGTGGCGACCGCAATATCTGACGGAGTTTGCGCCGCGAAATCAATAGAAAGATTCATGAATGAATATTTCTAA
- a CDS encoding NAD kinase, producing MTRKFSFIASGAPDARAAAKHLAALYGNTRQEDADVIIALGGDGFMLQTLHEQMNSGRMVYGMNRGSVGFLMNTYADADLPGRIDAAVENVIRPLEMEATDDEGVTHRALAINEVSLLRQSYQAAKLRLSIDGQVRMEELICDGIMVATPAGSTAYNLSAHGPILPLDAQLLALTPVSPFRPRRWRGALLPNKVTVSMDVLEHEKRPVNAVADHQEVKSVVRVQVSESQDQTARILTDSSHSWNDRILAEQFLY from the coding sequence ATGACACGGAAATTCAGTTTCATTGCCTCCGGCGCCCCGGATGCGCGGGCGGCGGCCAAGCATTTGGCGGCGCTTTACGGCAATACTCGCCAGGAGGACGCCGACGTGATCATCGCGCTCGGCGGCGACGGCTTCATGTTGCAGACCCTGCACGAGCAGATGAACTCCGGGCGGATGGTTTACGGGATGAATCGCGGCTCGGTCGGGTTCTTGATGAACACCTATGCGGATGCCGACCTTCCGGGACGCATCGACGCAGCGGTGGAAAACGTCATCCGGCCGCTGGAAATGGAAGCGACGGACGACGAGGGCGTCACCCATCGAGCGCTGGCGATCAACGAGGTTTCGCTGCTCAGGCAGAGCTATCAGGCCGCCAAGCTGCGGCTGTCGATCGACGGCCAGGTGCGGATGGAAGAATTGATCTGCGACGGCATCATGGTCGCGACGCCCGCCGGATCAACCGCCTACAATTTGTCGGCCCACGGGCCGATATTGCCGCTGGACGCGCAATTGCTGGCGTTGACCCCGGTGAGCCCGTTCCGGCCCCGACGCTGGCGCGGCGCGCTGCTGCCCAACAAGGTCACCGTCAGCATGGATGTGCTGGAACATGAGAAACGGCCGGTCAACGCGGTGGCCGACCATCAGGAAGTCAAATCCGTGGTTCGGGTTCAGGTTTCTGAATCACAGGATCAGACGGCCCGGATCCTCACCGATTCGAGCCATTCCTGGAATGATCGCATTCTCGCCGAACAGTTCCTGTACTGA
- a CDS encoding substrate-binding domain-containing protein has protein sequence MTNLGKLLAGAAVLGLSFGLAPAKAEDPGPFRCAPGDLYAMNVMVSGVEYWFPVYEMFKQAAKQMGCDTVYTGTPEYDVTKQIASFDQILARQPKGIMVHPMNSDPFIEPINRAIEQGTAIVTFAADSPNSNRTAFITSNNDLEGQGAADAVAEAMGGKGEYAVLENPGQDNHDRRIAAFIGRMEAKYPDMKLVARAASNQDPNKAYQALLSMAQAHPDLGAVFMPEANSALGAAQASVELGGKIKVMTADVNAKILDMIKAGEVFGSINPNQGMQGYIGFITLFLAAHPEMIDPMNGDVAAGKNPMNIPFIDNGYAVVTAENADFFYWDSYLKRRGTKGIDE, from the coding sequence ATGACGAATCTGGGGAAATTGCTGGCAGGGGCCGCGGTGTTGGGTCTTTCGTTCGGTCTGGCGCCAGCCAAGGCCGAAGATCCCGGCCCGTTCCGCTGCGCACCGGGTGACCTTTACGCGATGAACGTGATGGTTTCGGGTGTGGAATACTGGTTCCCGGTCTACGAGATGTTCAAGCAAGCGGCCAAGCAGATGGGTTGCGACACGGTCTATACCGGCACGCCGGAATATGACGTGACCAAGCAGATCGCCAGCTTTGACCAGATCCTGGCGCGCCAGCCAAAGGGCATTATGGTTCATCCGATGAACTCCGACCCGTTCATCGAACCGATCAACCGGGCAATCGAGCAGGGCACGGCAATCGTCACTTTCGCCGCCGACTCGCCCAATTCCAACCGCACGGCCTTCATCACTTCCAACAATGATCTTGAAGGGCAGGGCGCCGCCGACGCAGTTGCCGAAGCCATGGGTGGCAAGGGTGAATATGCGGTGCTGGAAAATCCGGGCCAGGACAACCATGACCGCCGCATCGCCGCGTTCATCGGACGGATGGAAGCGAAATATCCGGATATGAAACTGGTGGCGCGGGCAGCGTCCAACCAGGATCCGAACAAGGCCTACCAGGCTCTTCTGTCGATGGCCCAGGCGCATCCGGATCTGGGTGCCGTGTTCATGCCGGAAGCCAATTCGGCACTCGGCGCTGCGCAGGCCAGCGTTGAACTGGGTGGCAAGATCAAGGTCATGACCGCCGACGTCAATGCCAAGATTCTCGACATGATCAAGGCTGGCGAAGTTTTCGGTTCGATCAATCCGAACCAGGGCATGCAAGGCTATATCGGGTTTATCACCCTGTTTCTTGCCGCTCATCCGGAAATGATCGATCCGATGAACGGCGATGTCGCCGCCGGCAAGAACCCAATGAATATTCCCTTCATTGACAATGGCTATGCCGTGGTCACCGCCGAAAATGCTGACTTCTTCTATTGGGACAGCTATCTCAAGCGGCGCGGCACCAAGGGAATCGACGAGTAA
- a CDS encoding sugar ABC transporter ATP-binding protein: MSDTVLTVSHISKSFGFVRALNDVRLDVKAGEVHALMGENGAGKSTLMNILGGVLQPDAGEIVLKGKTRQIASPAVAQALGIGLVHQEIALCPDMSVAENIFMAETNASHAVWMRPADLKQRAEAALSELHPVPADAKVGNLPIASQQIVEIAKALTLKCDVLIFDEPTAALTETESRSLFRIISKLKSKGIAIIYISHRMAEIFALSDRITVFRDGGYVDTLVTANTDPEEVAAKMVGRALLDLYPPRRQGSPAASVLTVEGLSDDDCVRDVSLEIRPGEILGLGGLIGSGRTETAQSICGLTRRSSGRICYQGSEISQEDYRASIRQGIVYLSEDRKGSGIFLDLSIAQNISALDLRRVAGRLAVNGPAETALAEVMRDRLGIRCADVHQPVGTLSGGNQQKVALAKLLAVEPKVLFVDEPTRGVDIGAKSQIYAILRSLADQGSAIVMISSEMPELIGVSDRIVVLHEGRVAGEVSGERMTEENIMHLASGLSEQPTGAPVNSHENPSMPL; encoded by the coding sequence ATGTCAGACACAGTTCTCACGGTCAGCCATATTTCAAAGTCCTTCGGCTTTGTTCGCGCTCTCAACGACGTGCGTCTCGACGTCAAAGCCGGTGAAGTTCACGCCCTGATGGGGGAGAACGGCGCTGGTAAATCGACGCTGATGAACATCTTGGGCGGCGTGCTGCAACCGGACGCAGGTGAAATCGTGCTCAAGGGGAAGACCCGGCAGATTGCCAGCCCGGCGGTCGCCCAGGCGTTGGGCATCGGGCTTGTGCATCAGGAAATCGCCCTGTGCCCGGATATGTCGGTGGCCGAAAACATCTTCATGGCCGAAACCAATGCCAGCCACGCGGTCTGGATGAGGCCTGCGGATCTGAAGCAGCGCGCGGAAGCTGCATTGTCCGAATTGCATCCGGTGCCAGCCGACGCCAAGGTTGGCAACCTGCCGATCGCCAGCCAGCAGATCGTCGAAATAGCCAAGGCGCTGACGCTCAAGTGCGATGTGCTGATCTTCGACGAACCGACCGCAGCTCTGACCGAAACCGAATCCCGATCGCTGTTTCGGATAATCTCGAAGTTGAAGTCCAAAGGCATCGCCATCATTTACATCAGCCATCGCATGGCCGAGATTTTTGCCCTGTCCGACCGGATTACCGTGTTTCGCGATGGCGGATATGTCGACACGCTGGTGACCGCGAACACCGATCCTGAAGAGGTGGCGGCGAAAATGGTCGGCCGCGCGCTGCTGGATTTGTACCCGCCACGCAGGCAGGGTTCTCCCGCCGCATCGGTACTGACGGTCGAAGGTTTGTCCGACGACGATTGTGTTCGCGATGTCAGCCTGGAAATTCGTCCCGGGGAAATCCTCGGGCTTGGAGGCTTGATCGGCTCGGGCCGTACAGAAACGGCGCAGTCGATCTGCGGCCTCACCAGGCGCAGTTCCGGCCGGATTTGCTATCAGGGCTCGGAGATCTCCCAGGAAGATTATCGTGCGTCGATTCGCCAGGGAATTGTCTATCTGAGCGAGGATCGCAAGGGCAGCGGCATCTTTCTCGATCTGTCGATCGCACAGAATATTTCCGCCCTCGATCTGCGCCGGGTGGCCGGCCGGTTGGCCGTCAATGGGCCTGCCGAAACAGCCCTTGCCGAGGTGATGCGCGACCGGTTGGGTATCAGGTGCGCCGATGTCCACCAACCCGTCGGAACGCTTTCGGGCGGCAATCAGCAGAAGGTCGCGCTGGCGAAGCTGCTGGCGGTGGAGCCGAAGGTCCTGTTCGTGGATGAACCCACCCGTGGCGTTGACATTGGCGCCAAGTCGCAAATCTACGCCATCCTCAGGTCGCTTGCCGATCAGGGCAGCGCCATTGTGATGATCTCTTCGGAGATGCCCGAACTCATCGGCGTCAGCGACCGCATCGTCGTTCTGCATGAAGGTCGAGTTGCCGGCGAGGTCAGCGGCGAGCGCATGACCGAGGAAAACATCATGCATTTGGCGTCCGGCCTGAGCGAACAGCCGACCGGCGCGCCTGTAAATTCACACGAAAATCCGAGTATGCCCCTATGA